One Zootoca vivipara chromosome 9, rZooViv1.1, whole genome shotgun sequence DNA window includes the following coding sequences:
- the TRMT10A gene encoding tRNA methyltransferase 10 homolog A isoform X1 — protein MSSGMLPENLVATKVTDVKGDGKCHLDQMGNELLEKMENIEAMSKRQRKKLMKQKQWEEQRNLRKQKRKEKRLKRKQERQSQLESSNDGSFRKRLHRDVVPSTLRLIIDCSFDNLMELKDVKKLHKQIQRCYAENRKALHPVQFYLTSHGGQLKDNMNETDKGWVNWKDIHIKSEHYSELMKKEDLVYLTSDSPEVLNELDESKAYVIGGLVDHNHHKGITYKRAQEEGISHAQLPLGIFVKMNSRKVLAVNHVFEIILAFLEKRDWEEAFFTVLPQRKGAIPLNETTEASMCKRQKSEMVQGEADVTELLRVNFQGQLNHFSYLATHFKNKVAG, from the exons ATGTCATCAGGAATGCTACCAGAAAACCTTGTGGCAACCAAGGTTACTGATGTAAAAGGAGATGGGAAGTGCCACCTTGATCAGATGGGAAATGAATTACTGGAAAAGATGGAGAATATTGAAGCTATGTCAAAGAGGCAAAGAAAGAAGCTAATGAAGCAGAAACAGTGGGAAGAACAAAGAAACTTGCGCAA ACAGAAACGTAAAGAAAAACGCCTGAAGAGAAAACAAGAGCGCCAGTCTCAGTTGGAATCTAGCAACGACGGAAGTTTCAGGAAACGTTTGCATAGGGATGTTGTTCCTAGTACCCTTCGCCTTATTATAGATTGCAGTTTTGACAATTTAATGGAGCTAAAG GATGTCAAGAAACTTCACAAGCAAATTCAGAGATGTTATGCAGAAAATCGCAAAGCACTCCATCCTGTACAG TTTTACTTGACTAGCCATGGAGGCCAGCTAAAGGACAACATGAATGAAACTGACAAAGGATGGGTAAACTGGAAG GATATCCACATTAAATCAGAACATTATAGTGAACTGATGAAGAAAGAAGACCTTGTGTACCTTACATCGGATTCTCCTGAAGTCCTAAATGAACTAGATGAGTCCAAAGCCTATGTCATTGGAGGCCTTGTGGATCACAATCATCACAAG GGCATTACATACAAAAGAGCACAAGAAGAAGGCATAAGTCATGCACAACTTCCACTAGGGATCTTTGTGAAAATGAACAGTCGGAAAGTTCTGGCAGTCAATCATG TGTTTGAAATCATCCTTGCTTTCTTGGAAAAGAGAGACTGGGAGGAAGCATTTTTCACCGTTTTGCCACAACGGAAAGGAGCCATACCACTAAATGAGACAACCGAAGCCTCCATGTGCAAGCGGCAGAAGTCAGAAATGGTACAAG GAGAAGCTGATGTAACAGAGCTGCTAAGGGTGAACTTCCAGGGCCAGCTGAATCATTTCAGTTATCTAGCTACACATTTTAAGAATAAAGTGGCAGGTTAA
- the TRMT10A gene encoding tRNA methyltransferase 10 homolog A isoform X2, whose amino-acid sequence MSSGMLPENLVATKVTDVKGDGKCHLDQMGNELLEKMENIEAMSKRQRKKLMKQKQWEEQRNLRKQKRKEKRLKRKQERQSQLESSNDGSFRKRLHRDVVPSTLRLIIDCSFDNLMELKDVKKLHKQIQRCYAENRKALHPVQFYLTSHGGQLKDNMNETDKGWVNWKDIHIKSEHYSELMKKEDLVYLTSDSPEVLNELDESKAYVIGGLVDHNHHKGITYKRAQEEGISHAQLPLGIFVKMNSRKVLAVNHVFEIILAFLEKRDWEEAFFTVLPQRKGAIPLNETTEASMCKRQKSEMVQGEISDSE is encoded by the exons ATGTCATCAGGAATGCTACCAGAAAACCTTGTGGCAACCAAGGTTACTGATGTAAAAGGAGATGGGAAGTGCCACCTTGATCAGATGGGAAATGAATTACTGGAAAAGATGGAGAATATTGAAGCTATGTCAAAGAGGCAAAGAAAGAAGCTAATGAAGCAGAAACAGTGGGAAGAACAAAGAAACTTGCGCAA ACAGAAACGTAAAGAAAAACGCCTGAAGAGAAAACAAGAGCGCCAGTCTCAGTTGGAATCTAGCAACGACGGAAGTTTCAGGAAACGTTTGCATAGGGATGTTGTTCCTAGTACCCTTCGCCTTATTATAGATTGCAGTTTTGACAATTTAATGGAGCTAAAG GATGTCAAGAAACTTCACAAGCAAATTCAGAGATGTTATGCAGAAAATCGCAAAGCACTCCATCCTGTACAG TTTTACTTGACTAGCCATGGAGGCCAGCTAAAGGACAACATGAATGAAACTGACAAAGGATGGGTAAACTGGAAG GATATCCACATTAAATCAGAACATTATAGTGAACTGATGAAGAAAGAAGACCTTGTGTACCTTACATCGGATTCTCCTGAAGTCCTAAATGAACTAGATGAGTCCAAAGCCTATGTCATTGGAGGCCTTGTGGATCACAATCATCACAAG GGCATTACATACAAAAGAGCACAAGAAGAAGGCATAAGTCATGCACAACTTCCACTAGGGATCTTTGTGAAAATGAACAGTCGGAAAGTTCTGGCAGTCAATCATG TGTTTGAAATCATCCTTGCTTTCTTGGAAAAGAGAGACTGGGAGGAAGCATTTTTCACCGTTTTGCCACAACGGAAAGGAGCCATACCACTAAATGAGACAACCGAAGCCTCCATGTGCAAGCGGCAGAAGTCAGAAATGGTACAAGGTGAAATCTCAGATAGCGAATAA